GGTAGCCCTCGCACAGCCGGATGCCCTCCGGGGCCGGGGTCGGCCCCCACAGCGCGGCCGACGCCAGCCAGCCGAGGACCTCGGTGAGCTGCCGTTCGTCACCCGCCCGGCGGGCGTGGACGGCCGCCCGCCGCCAGGCGTCCTCGGCGGCCGCCGAGCTTGCCTGCGTCCAGCGCACGAACGCCGGCAGCCGCCAGGCCTGGCAGAGCCCGACCTCGTCGCCGGCCTGCTCGAAGGTGGCCAGCAGCCCGGGGAGGGCATCGCCGACCTCGCGCTGGGTGCGCCCGATGTCCACCTGGAGCCCAAGCAGCAGCCGCTGGACCCGGGCGCGGGCGGCCAGGGCCTCGTCCCCGGCGGCCGCGGCCATCCGCCCGGCGTCCTCCAGTGCGCGGCCGGCCTCCTCGAGCCGGCCCGCCTCCATCAGGGCGGCGCCCAGGTCCGTCTGGGTGCGGGCGCGGGCCGGGTCGTGGGCCGGGAGGAGCGACGACGCCCGCTGCAGCAGCCCAACGGCCGCCGGGACGTCGCCGCGGGCGTGCGCCCTGGTCCCGGCCGCCTCCAGGTGGCCGGCGGCCCGGCGGGCCAGCGCCCTGACCTGGTCGTCCATCGGCCCCAGCTCGCTCCGGTAGCGGACCGCCCGTTCCAGGTGGTAGCCGACGATCTCGTCCTCGGCCGCCTGGCCCTCGGCCCAGCCGGCGAAGCGCTCGTGCAGTTCGGCCCGGTGCGACTTGGGGATGGCCCGGTAGGCCGCCTGCTGGACCAGGAGGTGGTGGAAGTGGAACCGGCCGGCCGTGGGCGCCGCCGACACCAGCCCCTTGGCGGCCAGGACCCGCAGGTGGCGCCCGAGCGGGCCGCGGGCCTCGGGGGGCAGCAGCTCGGCGACGGCGTCGCGGGTGAAGTCCCGGCCGACGACGGCGGCGCGCCACAGCACCGCCCGCTCGCCCGGGCCGAGCAGCTCGAGGCGGGCGGCCAGCAGGGCCTGGATGGTCGCCGGCAGCTCGTGCTCGTCCTCGCCCCGCTCGCCGAGGGACGCGGCCAGCTGCTCGAGGAACAGCGGGTTGCCGGCGGCGACCTCGAGCAGCCGTTCGCGGGCCTCCGGCGGGGCGCCGGCCAGCGCCCCCAGCAGCTCACCGGCGTCGCCGTCGGGCAGCGGCCCGAGCTCGACCCGGAACGCCGCCGCCACGCCGTCGCCCCAGGCCGGGCGCCGCTCCAGCAGCTCCGGCCGGGCCAGGCAGAGCAGCTGCAGCCCCTGCCTGGCCTGCCCGGCCACCGTCTCGGCCAGGTCGAGGAAGGTGGGCTCGGCCCAGTGCAGGTCCTCCAGGACGACCAGCAGCGGCCGCCTCGAGGCCAGCGTCTCCAGCAGCCGCCGGGTCGCCCAGAAGATCTCGGGGGCGGCCAGGGTCCCGGGCCCGTCCGCGCCGAGCGCCCCGGCCAGCCACTCCGCGACCCTGGCCGCGTCCGGCTCGCCGTCGAGCAGCGCCTCCAGCTCCTGGCGGGTCCCCTGGGGCGCGCCCGCCTGGGCGAGCAGCTCCCGCAGGGGCCAGAAGGTGATGCCGTCGCCGTAGGGCAGGCAGCGGCCGGTCAGCACCGTCGCCTCGCCCGCGACCCGCTCGGCCAGCTCGTGGACCAGCCGGGTCTTGCCGATGCCGGCCTCGCCGAGCACGGTCGCCAGCACCGGCCGGCGTTCCCGGGCCGCCCGGGCCAGGCCCTCGCGCAGCCGGCCCAGGTCCTCGCGCCGGTCGACCAGCGGCGCGTCGAGCCGGAACGGCAGAGGCCGGGCGCCGACCGGCGCGGCCACCAGCCGCCACCGGTCCCCGCCGGCCTCCTCGACCTCCAGCGCCCCCGCGGCCAGCCGGCGGGTCTGGCCGCTGACCAGGATCTCGCCCGGCGCCGCCAGCTCGGCCAGCTCGACCGCCCGCCCGGTGGCGTCGCCGGCGAAGCCCGCCGGGTCGGGACCGCCGACCAGGGCCTCGCCGGTGGCCAGGCCGACCCGCATCCGCAGGGCCAGGCCACGCTCCCGCTCCAGGACGCCGGCCTCGGCCTCGAGCGCGGCCTGGGCGGCGAGCGCGGCCTGGGCGGCCCGCAGGGCGTCGTCCTCGTGCACGACCGGGACGCCGAAGACCCCGACGATGCGCTGGCCGGCGGCGGCCGACAGCGACCCGCCGTGCTGCTCCAGGGTGGCGCCGAGGATGGCCTGGGCCCGCTCCAGCACGACCGGGAGCGCCTCGGGGTCCGGCGGCGCCCCAGTGCCCGAGGTCAGCCGGAGCTCCGCGCACAGCACCGTCACCGGCTTGCGGGCCGGCACCGCGGCCGCCGCCGGAGCCGGGGCCGGCGCGGTCCGCAGCGCGGGGTCGTGGCGCAGGATCGCCCCCTCCAGTTCGCCGAGGGCCGGCGACGGCTCCAGGCCGAGCTCGTCCAGCAGCAGCTCCCGCGCGTCGCGGTAGACCTCCAGGGCCTCGGCCTGGCGGCCGCTCCGGTACAGGGCGAGCATGAGCTGGCCACGGAGCC
Above is a window of Actinomycetota bacterium DNA encoding:
- a CDS encoding BTAD domain-containing putative transcriptional regulator gives rise to the protein MEVRLLGPLEVADGGRSIAYGGARQRAVLALLVLHANQVVPSERVLVELWGEDAPPGAANALQAAVSRLRRALPEDRLVTRPPGYLFRAFPDEVDLSRFERLLAQGRQALADGAAAEAAGTLAEALRLWRGPALADFRYEPFAQAEIARLDELRLVCLEERVEADLARGAAGELVGELQRLAGEHPLRERLRGQLMLALYRSGRQAEALEVYRDARELLLDELGLEPSPALGELEGAILRHDPALRTAPAPAPAAAAVPARKPVTVLCAELRLTSGTGAPPDPEALPVVLERAQAILGATLEQHGGSLSAAAGQRIVGVFGVPVVHEDDALRAAQAALAAQAALEAEAGVLERERGLALRMRVGLATGEALVGGPDPAGFAGDATGRAVELAELAAPGEILVSGQTRRLAAGALEVEEAGGDRWRLVAAPVGARPLPFRLDAPLVDRREDLGRLREGLARAARERRPVLATVLGEAGIGKTRLVHELAERVAGEATVLTGRCLPYGDGITFWPLRELLAQAGAPQGTRQELEALLDGEPDAARVAEWLAGALGADGPGTLAAPEIFWATRRLLETLASRRPLLVVLEDLHWAEPTFLDLAETVAGQARQGLQLLCLARPELLERRPAWGDGVAAAFRVELGPLPDGDAGELLGALAGAPPEARERLLEVAAGNPLFLEQLAASLGERGEDEHELPATIQALLAARLELLGPGERAVLWRAAVVGRDFTRDAVAELLPPEARGPLGRHLRVLAAKGLVSAAPTAGRFHFHHLLVQQAAYRAIPKSHRAELHERFAGWAEGQAAEDEIVGYHLERAVRYRSELGPMDDQVRALARRAAGHLEAAGTRAHARGDVPAAVGLLQRASSLLPAHDPARARTQTDLGAALMEAGRLEEAGRALEDAGRMAAAAGDEALAARARVQRLLLGLQVDIGRTQREVGDALPGLLATFEQAGDEVGLCQAWRLPAFVRWTQASSAAAEDAWRRAAVHARRAGDERQLTEVLGWLASAALWGPTPAPEGIRLCEGYLEEVGSHQTGEAVILNHLAGLYAMQGRADEASQALARGLAAFDELGVTLTSSVTHPASFVAMLAGDTATAEAHLRRDYRRLEDMGERNMLGTTAAFLAQALAAQGRTGEAERFIEVSRAAAEGEDLSAQMVWQGLRARILAERGELGEAEELARAAVALAARTDFLNQHGDALLELAAVLAQGGRTSEARAVVDAALELYRRKGNLVGVSRAGRWMERRARP